One genomic region from Pseudoduganella dura encodes:
- a CDS encoding TonB-dependent receptor, with product MKRIQAAQQHNHRPAINRLTPAAAAAAILVLGIAAPAQAQQAAAQPAGPQDEPQAVIVTGIRAALQQSLAVKRNAAANVEVITAEDVGKMPDKNVADSLQRLPGVNISSSAAGSGGFDENDRVSLRGTAPSLTQTTINGHAVSSGDWFVLDQVGGAVGRTTSYSLLPSEIVGQVIVRKAPTADMIEGGAAGSVDVITRHPLDFKEQLSLEGSVQAVYSTLAEKTDPQFSGLINWKNATNTFGVMVQGFSEKRSLRRDGQELLQYTQIAPTSALAQARPDLANVWYPRLIGSSLFTQERHRKGGLVAAQIKPSRDFSMEATYFNSKLEASNYNRNYMTDMNGSGAIGGNVVPDSYTVRNGTLTSVNYSNKGTAASPLRYGIVDDIVREGAYAKSEFLDLQGKWRVNDRLTLSGLVGKTRGTGATPSQGVYEGDINNSGVSYQLNGLGSPATVKFPSIDTSVFTGTVLDWVFGYSPATTSDEETYGQIDAAFRLDNDTFREIKFGLRGTDHERSNFAISQGPNWANTVPGSASTNPAWNGNTYPGDFAADLGGDFPRNVWELDPAILQAWGNEHSNRSAERIYYPDMFNLKEKTKAAYVATEMEGEGWSGNLGVRVVRTEGESNGYQILPNQLPGANLPAFPWGGFVQQTRIENNHTEILPSLNLRFDVKSDLVARFGASRTMTRPDFGALGGTVSLTDETHTGNGGNAALKPTLSNNLDATLQWYFAPRALASVGLFYMDLHNYVGYGSSTGTFIDSRASQQSGQPTFATYTITSPINVDASVKGLELALQMPLGAGFGVDGNVTLSDSKQDFGSCPATQTSTSSEPCDMLGASKTTANVGAYYENDRFNVRIGYAWRSSYLAAQDRGTPLYQDSVGQLSASLNWNITKNVVLTVSGQNMNEPILKNYVYNKDQPARFYANGAQYYAGLRFKY from the coding sequence ATGAAGCGCATCCAGGCAGCACAACAACACAACCACCGCCCGGCGATCAATCGCCTGACGCCCGCGGCGGCTGCCGCCGCGATCCTGGTACTCGGCATCGCCGCACCGGCCCAGGCACAACAGGCCGCGGCACAGCCGGCGGGCCCGCAGGACGAGCCGCAAGCGGTGATCGTCACCGGCATCCGCGCCGCGCTGCAGCAATCGCTGGCCGTCAAGCGCAACGCGGCGGCGAACGTGGAAGTCATCACCGCCGAAGACGTCGGCAAGATGCCGGACAAGAACGTGGCCGATTCGCTGCAGCGACTGCCCGGCGTGAATATCAGTTCCTCGGCGGCCGGCTCCGGCGGCTTCGACGAGAACGACCGCGTGAGCCTGCGCGGCACGGCGCCTTCCCTGACGCAGACCACGATCAACGGCCATGCGGTGTCGTCCGGCGACTGGTTCGTGCTCGACCAAGTGGGCGGCGCGGTCGGGCGCACCACATCGTATTCGCTGCTGCCTTCGGAAATCGTCGGCCAGGTCATCGTGCGCAAGGCGCCCACCGCCGACATGATCGAAGGCGGCGCCGCCGGCTCGGTCGACGTGATCACCCGCCACCCGCTCGACTTCAAGGAACAGCTGTCGCTGGAAGGTTCGGTGCAGGCCGTGTACTCCACGCTGGCCGAAAAGACCGACCCGCAATTCTCGGGCCTGATCAACTGGAAGAACGCCACCAACACGTTCGGCGTGATGGTGCAGGGCTTTTCCGAGAAGCGCAGCCTGCGCCGCGACGGCCAGGAGCTGCTGCAATACACGCAGATCGCGCCGACGAGCGCCCTGGCGCAGGCCCGGCCGGACCTGGCCAACGTGTGGTATCCGCGCCTGATCGGCTCCTCGCTGTTCACGCAGGAACGCCACCGCAAGGGCGGCCTGGTCGCGGCGCAGATCAAGCCGTCGCGCGACTTCTCGATGGAAGCCACCTACTTCAATTCGAAGCTGGAAGCGTCGAACTACAACCGCAACTACATGACCGACATGAACGGCAGCGGTGCCATCGGCGGCAACGTGGTGCCGGATTCGTACACGGTGCGCAACGGCACGCTGACGTCGGTCAACTACAGCAACAAGGGCACCGCGGCCAGCCCGCTGCGCTACGGCATCGTCGATGACATCGTGCGCGAAGGCGCATACGCGAAATCCGAGTTCCTGGACCTGCAGGGCAAATGGCGCGTCAACGACAGGCTGACCCTGTCCGGCCTGGTGGGCAAGACGCGCGGTACCGGCGCCACGCCGTCGCAGGGCGTGTACGAGGGCGACATCAACAACTCGGGCGTCAGCTACCAGCTGAACGGCCTGGGCTCGCCGGCCACCGTCAAGTTCCCCAGCATCGATACGTCCGTCTTCACCGGCACTGTGCTGGACTGGGTGTTCGGCTACAGCCCGGCCACCACGTCGGACGAAGAGACCTACGGCCAGATCGATGCCGCCTTCCGCCTCGACAACGACACGTTCAGGGAAATCAAGTTCGGCCTGCGCGGCACCGACCACGAGCGCAGCAACTTCGCCATCTCGCAGGGGCCGAACTGGGCCAACACCGTGCCCGGCTCGGCGTCGACCAACCCGGCCTGGAACGGCAACACCTATCCGGGCGACTTCGCGGCCGACCTGGGCGGCGACTTCCCGCGCAACGTGTGGGAACTCGACCCGGCGATCCTGCAGGCCTGGGGCAACGAGCACTCGAACCGCAGCGCCGAGCGGATCTACTACCCGGACATGTTCAACCTGAAGGAAAAGACCAAGGCCGCCTACGTGGCGACCGAGATGGAGGGCGAGGGCTGGAGCGGCAACCTGGGTGTGCGCGTGGTGCGCACCGAGGGCGAGTCGAACGGCTACCAGATCCTGCCGAACCAGCTGCCGGGCGCGAACCTGCCGGCGTTCCCGTGGGGCGGCTTCGTGCAGCAGACGCGCATCGAGAACAACCACACGGAAATCCTGCCGAGCCTGAACCTGCGGTTCGACGTGAAGAGCGATCTCGTCGCCCGCTTCGGCGCCTCGCGCACGATGACGCGGCCGGACTTCGGCGCGCTGGGCGGCACCGTGTCGCTGACGGACGAAACGCATACGGGCAACGGCGGCAACGCGGCATTGAAACCCACGCTGTCGAACAACCTCGATGCCACGCTGCAGTGGTACTTCGCGCCGCGCGCGCTGGCCTCCGTCGGCCTGTTCTACATGGACCTGCACAACTACGTGGGCTACGGCAGCAGCACCGGCACCTTCATCGACAGCCGCGCCTCGCAGCAGTCCGGCCAGCCGACGTTCGCCACCTACACGATCACGTCGCCGATCAACGTGGATGCCAGTGTGAAGGGGCTGGAGCTGGCGCTGCAGATGCCGCTGGGCGCGGGCTTCGGCGTGGACGGCAACGTCACGCTGTCCGACTCGAAGCAGGACTTCGGCAGCTGCCCGGCCACGCAGACGAGCACCTCGTCCGAGCCGTGCGACATGCTGGGCGCATCGAAGACCACGGCCAACGTCGGCGCGTACTACGAGAACGACCGGTTCAACGTGCGCATCGGCTACGCGTGGCGCTCGTCGTACCTGGCCGCGCAGGACCGGGGCACGCCGCTGTACCAGGATTCGGTGGGGCAGCTCTCCGCTTCGCTGAACTGGAACATCACGAAGAACGTGGTCCTGACCGTCAGCGGCCAGAACATGAACGAGCCGATCCTGAAGAACTACGTGTACAACAAGGACCAGCCCGCCCGCTTCTACGCCAACGGCGCGCAGTACTACGCCGGCCTGCGGTTCAAGTACTGA
- a CDS encoding GntR family transcriptional regulator → MTSLAEIMRGMGQTGLPLYQQLQRALREAIDRRVFGPEEALPAERQLAAGLCVSRITVRKAIDGLVDEGLLVRRPGSGNFINTRIEKNFAKLTSFSEDIRARGRVPRSVWLKRSEGTVTPEEALRLRLSPGAPVYRFNRIRFADDMPMCLEYATIAAGALPSLDVVDVSMYEALEKTGHRPVRALQRLSALLLNAEQAQLLQTREGDAGLAVERLGFLRDGRAVEFCRSIFRGDMYDFVAELNAP, encoded by the coding sequence TTGACTTCGCTGGCGGAAATCATGCGCGGCATGGGGCAGACCGGTCTGCCGCTGTACCAGCAGTTGCAGCGGGCGCTGCGGGAAGCGATCGACAGGCGCGTCTTTGGCCCGGAGGAAGCGCTGCCGGCCGAGCGGCAACTGGCCGCCGGCCTGTGCGTTTCCAGGATCACCGTGCGCAAGGCGATCGACGGCCTGGTCGACGAGGGCCTGCTGGTGCGGCGCCCCGGTTCGGGCAATTTCATCAACACCCGCATCGAAAAGAACTTCGCAAAGCTGACCTCGTTTTCGGAAGACATCCGCGCACGCGGCCGCGTTCCGCGCAGCGTGTGGCTCAAGCGCTCGGAGGGCACCGTGACGCCGGAGGAAGCGCTGCGCCTGCGGCTGTCGCCGGGCGCGCCGGTCTACCGCTTCAACCGGATCCGCTTTGCCGACGACATGCCGATGTGCCTGGAATATGCGACGATCGCCGCCGGCGCCCTGCCCTCGCTGGATGTGGTGGACGTGTCGATGTACGAAGCGCTGGAGAAGACCGGCCACCGGCCCGTGCGCGCGTTGCAGCGCCTGTCCGCGCTGCTGCTCAACGCCGAGCAGGCACAGTTGCTGCAAACGCGCGAGGGCGATGCCGGCCTGGCCGTCGAACGCCTGGGATTCCTGCGCGACGGCCGGGCGGTGGAATTCTGCCGGTCGATCTTCCGCGGCGACATGTATGACTTCGTGGCGGAGCTGAACGCACCATAG
- a CDS encoding M16 family metallopeptidase codes for MTLRRASLPAALLSSNFFILTLTFVAPVVHGQALPPGVVKGPSVEGITEYRLPNGLKVLLFPDSSKPTVTVNVTYLVGSRHENYGETGMAHLLEHLMFKGAPKNRNIPQQFAERGMNFNGTTSQDRTNYYEVFPASAGNLKWALDMEAERMTKSFIAKKDLDSEMTVVRNEYESGENSPFGVLMKRMESVAFDWHSYGRSTIGNRSDIENVKIENLQAFYRTWYQPDNAVLLVAGKFDPAQTLAWIGKSFGAIPKPKRKLPPFWTVEPAQDGERQFAVRRKGDVQLVLVGYKVPAGLHPDADPLQFMSDIQGDTPNGRLHKLLVETGKAAQVFSFGQTGYAPGLQMFGAVVKAGQPVEPVRDALVEAVEGFAKTPPTAEEMERTRRNFANGIEKALNDPQQVGVALSEQIALGDWRLLFQGRDSLPKITAPQVAEAAGRYLKRDNRVVGLFLPEDAPQRATIGPAPTVQEVMKDYQAKESVLTSENFDPSQDNIMKRTEIRKIGGLEVALLPKKNRGETVAVDLRLHWGDEKNQFGKSMVSAVAGEMLTRGTAKYTRAQLADAMSKLKMSGGSVYHFDTTREHLDEALRLMAHVLKEPAFPEAEFEQLRQQWIVGIEANRNEPQARASQAIEEYFDHWPKGDPRDVMTVDEQLAALKTMTLDDVKAYYREFYGASHGEMAIVGDFDKEAVSRTIGETLSGWDSKAAYARILDANAERAATRKAIDTPDKENGFYTARVNLDLRSDDPDFPALELANFIFGDGGLKSRLMDRIRQKDGLSYGGGSNLAVGDIDRASHFSISAIAAPQNLKKLEAAVREELARALKEGFTAAEVAGAKSGLLQQRLQNRSRDGVVASAWSNYLYLDRTFEWSKQHEQKLQALTLEQVNAAFRKHVDPAKLVVVVAGDESKAK; via the coding sequence ATGACCCTACGCCGTGCCTCCCTTCCCGCAGCACTGCTGTCCTCGAATTTTTTCATCCTTACCCTCACGTTCGTTGCTCCCGTGGTCCATGGCCAGGCCCTGCCGCCCGGCGTGGTGAAAGGCCCGTCCGTCGAAGGCATCACCGAGTACCGCCTGCCGAACGGCTTGAAGGTGCTGCTGTTTCCCGATTCCTCGAAACCCACGGTCACCGTCAACGTCACGTACCTGGTCGGCTCGCGCCATGAAAACTATGGCGAGACGGGCATGGCGCACCTGCTGGAACACCTGATGTTCAAGGGGGCGCCGAAGAACCGCAACATCCCGCAGCAGTTCGCCGAACGGGGCATGAACTTCAACGGCACCACGTCGCAGGACCGCACCAATTACTACGAAGTGTTCCCGGCCAGCGCCGGCAACCTGAAGTGGGCGCTGGACATGGAAGCGGAGCGGATGACGAAATCGTTCATCGCGAAGAAGGATCTCGACTCCGAGATGACCGTGGTGCGCAACGAATACGAGTCCGGCGAGAACAGCCCGTTCGGCGTGCTGATGAAGCGCATGGAAAGCGTGGCCTTCGACTGGCACAGCTACGGCCGCTCGACCATCGGCAACCGCAGCGACATCGAGAATGTGAAGATCGAGAACCTGCAGGCGTTCTACCGCACCTGGTACCAGCCGGACAACGCGGTGCTGCTGGTGGCCGGCAAGTTCGATCCCGCGCAGACCCTGGCATGGATCGGCAAGTCGTTCGGCGCGATTCCGAAGCCGAAGCGCAAGCTGCCGCCGTTCTGGACGGTCGAGCCGGCGCAGGATGGGGAGCGCCAGTTCGCCGTGCGCCGCAAGGGCGACGTGCAGCTGGTGCTGGTGGGCTACAAGGTGCCGGCCGGCCTGCATCCCGATGCCGACCCGCTGCAGTTCATGAGCGACATCCAGGGCGATACGCCGAACGGCCGCCTGCACAAGCTGCTGGTGGAAACGGGCAAGGCGGCGCAGGTGTTCAGCTTCGGCCAGACCGGCTATGCGCCGGGGCTGCAGATGTTCGGTGCCGTCGTCAAGGCCGGGCAGCCGGTCGAGCCGGTGCGCGACGCGCTGGTGGAAGCCGTCGAAGGTTTCGCGAAGACGCCGCCGACCGCCGAGGAAATGGAGCGCACCCGGCGCAACTTCGCCAACGGCATCGAGAAGGCGCTGAACGACCCGCAGCAGGTCGGCGTTGCGCTGTCCGAGCAGATCGCGCTGGGCGACTGGCGCCTGCTGTTCCAGGGCCGCGACAGCCTGCCGAAGATCACCGCGCCGCAGGTGGCCGAGGCGGCGGGCCGCTACCTGAAACGCGACAACCGCGTGGTGGGGCTGTTCCTGCCGGAAGACGCGCCGCAGCGCGCCACGATCGGCCCGGCGCCCACCGTGCAGGAGGTGATGAAGGACTACCAGGCGAAGGAGAGCGTGCTCACGTCCGAGAACTTCGATCCGAGCCAGGACAACATCATGAAGCGCACGGAGATCAGGAAGATCGGCGGGCTGGAAGTGGCGCTGCTGCCGAAGAAGAACCGCGGCGAGACGGTGGCGGTGGACCTGCGCCTGCACTGGGGCGACGAGAAGAACCAGTTCGGCAAGTCGATGGTCTCGGCGGTCGCCGGCGAGATGCTCACCCGCGGCACGGCCAAGTACACGCGCGCGCAACTGGCCGATGCGATGTCCAAGCTGAAGATGAGCGGCGGCAGCGTCTATCACTTCGATACTACCCGGGAACACCTTGACGAAGCGCTGCGGCTGATGGCGCACGTGCTGAAGGAGCCGGCTTTCCCCGAGGCCGAATTCGAGCAGCTGCGCCAGCAGTGGATCGTCGGCATCGAGGCCAACCGCAACGAGCCGCAGGCGCGTGCCAGCCAGGCGATCGAGGAATATTTCGATCACTGGCCGAAGGGCGATCCGCGCGACGTGATGACGGTCGACGAGCAGCTGGCCGCCCTGAAGACGATGACGCTCGATGACGTGAAGGCTTATTACCGCGAGTTCTACGGCGCCTCGCACGGCGAGATGGCGATCGTGGGCGACTTCGACAAGGAAGCGGTGAGCAGGACGATCGGCGAGACGCTCTCCGGCTGGGACAGCAAGGCTGCGTATGCGCGCATCCTCGATGCGAACGCGGAACGTGCCGCCACGCGCAAGGCGATCGATACGCCGGACAAGGAAAACGGCTTCTACACGGCACGCGTGAACCTCGACCTGCGCAGCGACGATCCCGACTTCCCCGCGCTGGAACTGGCCAACTTCATCTTCGGCGACGGCGGCCTGAAGTCGCGGCTGATGGACCGCATCCGCCAGAAGGACGGGCTGTCGTACGGCGGCGGTTCGAACCTGGCGGTGGGCGACATCGACCGCGCATCGCACTTCTCGATCAGCGCGATCGCGGCGCCGCAGAACCTCAAGAAACTGGAAGCGGCGGTGCGCGAGGAACTGGCCCGCGCGCTGAAGGAAGGCTTCACGGCCGCCGAAGTGGCGGGCGCCAAGTCGGGCCTGCTGCAGCAGCGCCTGCAGAACCGCAGCCGCGACGGCGTGGTCGCCAGCGCGTGGAGCAACTACCTTTACCTGGACCGCACGTTCGAGTGGAGCAAGCAGCATGAACAGAAGCTGCAGGCGCTGACGTTGGAGCAGGTCAATGCCGCATTCCGCAAGCACGTGGACCCGGCCAAACTGGTGGTGGTGGTGGCAGGGGACGAGTCGAAGGCGAAGTAG
- a CDS encoding DUF3579 domain-containing protein, producing the protein MASEFFILGLTTDGKQFRPSDWADRLCGVMSCFRPAGTGGRNAHLQYSPLVRPTMIEGVKAVVVDEALKGIEPMAYHFVRQFATDNKLQVVDACLLPDSGDKKVP; encoded by the coding sequence ATGGCCAGCGAGTTCTTCATTCTTGGGCTTACCACCGACGGCAAGCAATTCCGTCCCAGCGACTGGGCCGATCGCCTGTGCGGTGTGATGTCATGCTTCCGGCCCGCGGGCACCGGCGGCCGCAATGCCCACCTGCAGTACTCGCCGCTGGTGCGGCCGACGATGATCGAAGGCGTCAAGGCCGTTGTCGTCGACGAGGCGCTGAAGGGCATCGAGCCGATGGCCTATCACTTCGTCCGGCAATTCGCCACCGACAACAAGCTGCAGGTGGTGGACGCCTGCCTGCTGCCCGACTCCGGCGACAAGAAGGTTCCTTAA
- a CDS encoding CobD/CbiB family protein has translation MTFLSILCALLLEQMKPLRADNPIYANIKLFAVRMETWFNAGHASHGRIGWFLMMAALMVPTALVYWVLLRYNLILGAFAWNVLIVYLTLGFRHYSHYFTSIQLALNAGDEAAARALLAEWTRQDTVGLETNEIARIAVEKALITTHRNVFGVFFWFLLPLGPAAAVMYRVSEYLARAWNEPDHMRNEAFGQFAAKAFYWIDWIPARLTAVAFAIVGNFEDAIYAWRNFAHRWRDEAIGIILAAGGGAMGVRLGTPQENAAKMVPADAATVDISDVEVETLPGDEPSVRALQSTVGLVWRALLLWMLLLLLMSGAMALG, from the coding sequence ATGACCTTTCTTTCGATTCTCTGCGCGCTGCTGCTTGAGCAGATGAAGCCGCTGCGCGCGGATAACCCGATCTACGCCAACATCAAATTGTTCGCGGTGCGCATGGAAACCTGGTTCAACGCCGGGCATGCGAGTCATGGCCGCATCGGCTGGTTCCTGATGATGGCGGCGCTGATGGTGCCCACCGCGCTGGTCTACTGGGTCCTGCTGCGCTATAACCTGATCCTGGGCGCATTCGCCTGGAACGTGCTGATCGTCTATCTCACGCTGGGCTTCCGGCATTACAGCCACTATTTCACGTCGATCCAGCTGGCGCTGAACGCGGGCGACGAAGCCGCCGCGCGGGCGCTGCTGGCCGAATGGACCAGGCAGGATACCGTCGGCCTGGAAACGAACGAGATCGCCCGCATCGCCGTCGAAAAGGCTTTGATCACCACGCACCGCAACGTGTTCGGCGTGTTCTTCTGGTTCCTGCTGCCGCTGGGCCCCGCCGCCGCCGTGATGTACCGCGTCTCCGAATACCTGGCGCGCGCCTGGAACGAACCCGATCACATGCGCAACGAGGCATTCGGCCAGTTCGCCGCGAAGGCGTTCTACTGGATCGACTGGATTCCCGCGCGCCTGACGGCGGTGGCCTTTGCCATCGTCGGCAATTTCGAGGATGCGATCTACGCCTGGCGTAACTTCGCTCACCGCTGGCGCGACGAGGCGATCGGCATCATCCTGGCAGCCGGCGGCGGCGCGATGGGCGTGCGCCTCGGCACGCCGCAGGAAAACGCCGCCAAGATGGTGCCGGCCGATGCCGCCACCGTCGACATCAGCGACGTCGAAGTGGAAACGCTGCCGGGCGACGAGCCCAGCGTGCGCGCACTGCAGAGCACCGTGGGCCTCGTGTGGCGCGCGCTGCTGCTGTGGATGCTGCTGTTACTGCTGATGTCGGGCGCGATGGCGCTGGGCTGA
- a CDS encoding CoA pyrophosphatase, which yields MAKPLFDPAQLPIDAHAGEPPVALDRLDAGWLRERFAAPVAWDPEKVDESQSVTAQPTPASVLVPLVQREHGLTVLLTRRTAHLNDHAGQVAFPGGRAEHDDVDAVDTALRETEEEIGLHRRHIEILGKLPLYHTGTGYAVTPVVALVKPPFAMKADPFEVAEIFEVPLAFLMDGAHHEVRSIALPGGQEGQKRSFYTMPYERHFIWGATAGMLRNLFHFLRA from the coding sequence TTGGCCAAGCCGCTCTTCGATCCCGCCCAGTTGCCCATCGACGCCCATGCCGGCGAACCGCCGGTCGCGCTCGACCGCCTCGACGCCGGCTGGCTGCGCGAACGCTTCGCAGCGCCGGTCGCCTGGGACCCGGAGAAAGTCGACGAATCGCAATCCGTCACGGCGCAACCCACGCCGGCGTCGGTGCTGGTGCCGCTTGTGCAGCGCGAGCATGGGCTGACGGTGCTGCTGACGCGGCGCACCGCGCACCTGAACGACCATGCCGGGCAGGTCGCCTTTCCCGGCGGGCGGGCCGAGCATGACGATGTCGATGCCGTCGATACCGCGTTGCGCGAAACGGAAGAGGAAATCGGCCTGCACCGCCGCCACATCGAGATCCTGGGCAAGCTGCCCCTTTACCACACGGGAACCGGCTACGCGGTAACGCCGGTGGTGGCCCTGGTGAAGCCGCCGTTCGCCATGAAGGCCGACCCGTTCGAAGTGGCCGAGATCTTCGAAGTGCCGCTGGCGTTCCTGATGGATGGGGCGCACCACGAGGTGCGTTCGATCGCGCTGCCGGGCGGGCAGGAGGGGCAGAAAAGGTCGTTCTACACGATGCCTTACGAACGCCATTTCATCTGGGGCGCCACGGCGGGGATGCTGCGCAATCTGTTTCATTTCTTGCGCGCTTAG
- the rplS gene encoding 50S ribosomal protein L19 → MDLIQQLEQEEIARLGKSIPDFAPGDTVVVNVNVVEGTRKRAQAYEGVVIARRNRGLNSNFIVRKISSGEGVERTFQLYSPLIASIEVKRRGDVRRAKLYYLRERSGKSARIKEKLPQRRVAVAKAAE, encoded by the coding sequence ATGGATCTGATTCAGCAACTCGAGCAGGAAGAAATCGCTCGCCTGGGCAAGAGCATCCCCGATTTCGCCCCTGGCGATACCGTGGTGGTGAACGTGAACGTGGTCGAAGGCACGCGCAAGCGCGCCCAGGCTTACGAAGGCGTCGTGATCGCCCGCCGCAACCGTGGCCTGAACTCGAACTTCATCGTTCGTAAAATCTCGTCCGGCGAAGGCGTCGAGCGTACCTTCCAGCTGTATTCCCCGCTGATCGCTTCGATCGAAGTGAAGCGTCGTGGTGACGTCCGTCGCGCCAAGCTGTACTACCTGCGCGAGCGTTCGGGCAAATCCGCACGTATCAAGGAAAAACTGCCACAACGCCGCGTTGCCGTGGCCAAAGCAGCAGAGTAA
- the trmD gene encoding tRNA (guanosine(37)-N1)-methyltransferase TrmD, which produces MQFDVVTLFPEMFAALTQSGVTRRAHEQGRWGLNLWNPRDFTTDNHRTVDDRPYGGGPGMVMLAKPLEATIAAAKTRQVVAGLPAPRVVFMSPQGRPLTHAKVVELKSEPGLVILCGRYEAVDQRLLDRCVDEEISLGDFVLSGGELPAMALMDAVVRLLPGVLNTDASAVEDSFVNGLLDSPHYTRPEVYEGVAVPPVLMGGNHAEINKWRRERMLEATSDKRPDLLEKARDAGLLSKQDEKFLAGSAKPAQ; this is translated from the coding sequence ATGCAGTTCGACGTTGTTACCCTGTTCCCCGAGATGTTCGCCGCGCTCACGCAGTCCGGCGTTACGCGCCGTGCCCACGAGCAGGGGCGGTGGGGCCTGAACCTGTGGAATCCCCGTGATTTCACAACCGACAACCACCGTACCGTGGACGATCGCCCTTACGGCGGCGGCCCCGGCATGGTGATGCTGGCGAAGCCGCTGGAGGCAACGATTGCCGCCGCGAAAACGCGCCAGGTCGTGGCCGGGTTGCCGGCGCCGCGCGTGGTGTTCATGTCCCCGCAAGGCCGGCCGCTGACGCATGCGAAGGTGGTGGAGTTGAAGAGCGAACCCGGGCTCGTGATCCTGTGCGGCCGCTACGAGGCGGTGGACCAGCGCTTGCTGGACCGCTGCGTCGACGAGGAAATCAGCCTCGGCGATTTCGTCCTGTCCGGCGGCGAATTGCCGGCGATGGCGCTGATGGATGCGGTGGTGCGGCTGTTGCCCGGCGTGCTGAACACCGATGCATCGGCCGTCGAGGACAGCTTCGTCAACGGCCTGCTGGATTCGCCGCATTACACGCGGCCCGAAGTGTATGAAGGTGTCGCCGTGCCGCCCGTGCTGATGGGCGGGAACCACGCCGAGATCAACAAGTGGCGCCGCGAGCGGATGCTCGAGGCGACATCGGACAAGCGTCCCGATCTGCTCGAGAAAGCCCGCGACGCCGGGCTCCTGAGCAAGCAGGATGAAAAGTTTTTGGCAGGTTCGGCAAAACCTGCGCAGTAG
- the rimM gene encoding ribosome maturation factor RimM (Essential for efficient processing of 16S rRNA) produces the protein MSSKSESGNNAAVVAAQSPAQVPDDLVQVGFIFGAYGLVGGVRIRPFSTDADALLHAKTWWLDKPGLHGVEVKRAKMHSGDVVATLVEIADRDRAEALKGAAVFIPRSQFPKLDDEDEFYWSDLIGLAVENQQGESLGVVHDMMSNGPQSILRVTPAAAPDGSQSTDERLIPFVDQFIITVDKAAKKIVVDWGLDY, from the coding sequence TTGAGCAGCAAGAGCGAGTCCGGGAATAACGCAGCGGTGGTTGCTGCGCAGAGTCCCGCGCAGGTTCCGGACGACCTGGTACAGGTAGGCTTCATTTTCGGGGCCTACGGTCTGGTTGGCGGAGTGCGGATTCGTCCGTTCTCCACGGATGCCGATGCCTTGCTGCACGCTAAAACCTGGTGGCTGGACAAGCCGGGCCTGCATGGCGTCGAAGTCAAACGGGCCAAGATGCATTCGGGCGACGTGGTCGCCACACTGGTCGAGATCGCCGATCGCGACCGGGCGGAAGCGCTGAAGGGCGCCGCGGTCTTCATCCCGCGCAGCCAGTTTCCAAAACTGGACGATGAAGATGAATTCTACTGGTCCGACCTGATCGGACTGGCAGTCGAAAACCAGCAGGGCGAAAGCCTGGGCGTGGTGCACGACATGATGAGCAACGGACCGCAATCGATCCTGCGCGTGACGCCTGCCGCCGCGCCGGACGGTTCGCAATCCACCGATGAACGTCTCATCCCGTTCGTTGACCAGTTCATCATCACGGTGGACAAGGCTGCGAAGAAGATCGTCGTGGACTGGGGCCTCGATTACTGA
- the rpsP gene encoding 30S ribosomal protein S16, which yields MVVIRLARGGAKKRPFYNIVATDSRNRRDGRFVERIGFYNPMASGQEVPLRVAADRLAYWQGVGAQLSPAVERLINSGKAV from the coding sequence ATGGTCGTTATTCGTTTAGCTCGTGGTGGTGCCAAGAAGCGCCCTTTCTACAACATCGTTGCAACCGATTCCCGCAATCGTCGTGACGGCCGCTTCGTCGAGCGCATCGGTTTCTACAACCCGATGGCATCGGGCCAGGAAGTGCCTCTGCGCGTTGCTGCAGACCGTCTGGCTTACTGGCAAGGCGTGGGCGCACAGCTGTCCCCGGCTGTCGAGCGTCTGATCAACTCCGGCAAAGCAGTTTAA
- a CDS encoding TM2 domain-containing protein produces MSHKNKTLATLLAFILGGVGIHRFYLKGGKDRWGWLHAAALPACGIVMSAAPRADWYFWYLPLTLSVLAACIEALVLGLMPDEKWDGRYNAGSGRRSDSRWPLAVIIVATLMVGAGLLIATLARFFDLLYTGGAYG; encoded by the coding sequence ATGTCGCACAAAAACAAGACACTGGCCACGCTGCTTGCCTTCATCCTCGGCGGAGTGGGCATCCACCGCTTTTACCTGAAGGGCGGCAAGGACCGCTGGGGCTGGCTGCATGCCGCCGCCCTGCCCGCCTGCGGCATCGTGATGAGCGCGGCACCGCGGGCGGACTGGTATTTCTGGTACCTGCCGCTGACACTATCGGTGCTGGCCGCGTGCATCGAGGCGCTGGTGCTGGGCCTGATGCCGGATGAAAAGTGGGATGGCCGATACAACGCCGGCTCCGGACGCCGCAGCGATTCGCGCTGGCCGCTGGCGGTGATCATCGTCGCCACGCTGATGGTGGGTGCCGGCCTGCTGATCGCCACGCTCGCCCGCTTTTTCGACCTGCTGTACACGGGCGGCGCCTACGGTTGA